The genomic DNA GCGACCCGACGGCGCACCAAGTAGTTCCACAGCGGGATGTTCATCGACCGCCCTCCTGCTGCTGCGGCGGACTGTTGAGCCTGCCGATCACCTTCTCGAGCACCTGCGCCAGACTGCCGATGAACAGCGGCACATCGTTGAGCTCGGGCGCGCGGCTACCCGAGGGGTCGGTCAGCGCGCCGATGCTCAGATAGGACACGGTGGCCGCGACGGCCAGCCCCTCGCCGCGGAACGAGGCCGCGACCGAGGGATAGAGCTCTTCGTAGCGTCGCAGCAGTTGGCCGAGGTCGTCGCCCATCTGGGTGAATCCGCCCATCAGCGCCTTGATGCTGCCGAAGAGGTCGACGAAGTCCGGGCCGGTGGTCTCGGTGAAGTCGCCGAGCGCGGACATGGTGACCGAGACCTTGCCCATCAGCGCCGAGATGTCCCGATTGTTCTCGGCCAGCAGGCCGAGCAGGGCGGGGAACGTGTCGGCGGCCCGGCCCAGCTGTTCCTTGCGGGTCGCGAGCTCGCCGGTCAGGACATTGACGCCGTGCAGGACGCTGTCGATGTCGGTGGTGCGCTGGTTGAGCGCGGTGATGGCGGCGCCGAGTTCGTTGAGCAGATGCGCCAGCTGCGGCGCCCGACCGGCGAACATCGAGTTCATCTCGGAGGTGATCTTGGCGGCCTGGTTGAGACCGCCGCCGTTGAGCAGCATCGAGATGGAGACCATCAGCTGCTCCACCGAGGCGCCCGCCGAGGTCAGCTCCACGCCGATGGTGTCGCCGGGGCGCAGCAACTCGGCGTTCGGGTCGGCCTCGGGCAGCGTCATCGCGATGAAGATGTCGCCGAGCGGGGTGGCCTGGCGCAGTTCGGCGGTGGTGCCGCGCGGCAGGTCGATGCCCTCGCGGATCTCGAGTTCGACCTCGGCGAGGAAATTGGTGGTGCTGATCGCCGAGACGACACCGATGTCGGTGCCGCCGATGCGCACATGGGCGCGTTCGGGCAGGTTCAGCGCGTCCTCGAAAACCGCGTTGATCTTGTAGCCGGGGCCGCCGATGCCCGGTTTGGGCAGCGGGACGTTGTCCACGGTGACCGCGCAACCGGTGGCGCCGGTGAACACGGCCAGGCTCAGCGCGACAGCGGCCAGGCGGGCGGTGAAGGCGCGGGCGCTCATGAGGTCAGTCCCAGCAGTGCCGCGGTGAGACCGAAATCGGGCCCCATGTCCATGATCTTGCCGGTGCGGCAGCCGTCGGCGCGCATCTGCACGCGCTCGCAGAAGGTCGACAGCCATTCGCCGTCGAAGACCGACTTGTCGAGCAGGCCGTGCAGGCGGATCGCGCGGTGCTCCTGGCTGGTGGCGTTGGCGAGGTTCTCGAAGAACAGCGGCGTGACGTCGATCATCTCGGTGAGACCGCGGGCATTGGCGCGCATCTGCTCGGTGATGGTCACGAACCGGGTGAGCGCGCCCGCC from Nocardia higoensis includes the following:
- a CDS encoding MCE family protein, producing the protein MSARAFTARLAAVALSLAVFTGATGCAVTVDNVPLPKPGIGGPGYKINAVFEDALNLPERAHVRIGGTDIGVVSAISTTNFLAEVELEIREGIDLPRGTTAELRQATPLGDIFIAMTLPEADPNAELLRPGDTIGVELTSAGASVEQLMVSISMLLNGGGLNQAAKITSEMNSMFAGRAPQLAHLLNELGAAITALNQRTTDIDSVLHGVNVLTGELATRKEQLGRAADTFPALLGLLAENNRDISALMGKVSVTMSALGDFTETTGPDFVDLFGSIKALMGGFTQMGDDLGQLLRRYEELYPSVAASFRGEGLAVAATVSYLSIGALTDPSGSRAPELNDVPLFIGSLAQVLEKVIGRLNSPPQQQEGGR